Below is a window of Geomonas oryzisoli DNA.
CGGCCCTGGCCCCGGCAGGGACGATGTCGGCACCGGGAGGAAGAACCGGGCGAAGCTCCTTGAGCACCCGCGCCCCCTCTTCCCCTTCCGGCAGCACCAGGTCGATGCGCGACAGGCGCCCGACCATGCCCAGGAGTTCCTGCGCGGTCGAGATGTCGCACACCAGCACCGAGGCGAGCGCCGCCCGGCTCACCTCGTCGGGTGGCTCCAGGAACCCGGCCAGCGTCAGCTGTCGCCTGACACCGGCACCGTCCGCCGGGAAGGCGGCGCCGCGTTTCAGGCCGCGCTCGGCCGCGCTCTCCGCGAGCATCAGCACGGAGCCCGGACGCGTCATGAGATCGGTGAGCATGCCGCGGTCGGCAAAGTGCGAGGAGAAGGTCCTGATGGGGGGCTCGGAAAAGGGATCGATGCCGATCAACTGGAAGGTGCGCCCGGAGAGCTGCAGGTGCCCGGTCACCACCGGGGCGCAGCCGCGGAAGCGAAGCCCGACGCGGATCGTGCGGTAGAGGCCGTCGGGAAGGCCGGTGGGGCCGCCGACCACCTGGTGCGTGGCCCGCCCCGCCACGGTCTCGGCGGCGAGCCGGAAGGCGCGCTGCGCGGCCTCGTTGGCGTGGTCCACCGCGGTAACCACGGCCACGCCGAGGGCGACGCCGAGTACGGCGAGCACGGTGAGCCAGGGATGACGCAGCACGTTGCGCATCCCGGCGCGCCACAGGATCACGGTTTCCCCCCAACAGGGACGGCGCTGTCCACGAGGACGCCGTCCCTGATGGTCAACACCCGGTCGGCGAGGGTGGCGACCTCGCCGCTGTGGGTCACCAGGACCAGGGTGGTGCCGGCCGGGCGAAGCAGGCGCTGGAACAGATCAAGCACCTGGCGGCCGGTATCCGCATCCAGGTTCCCGGTCGGCTCGTCGGCAAGGACCAGCTTGGGGGCGTGCACCAGGGCGCGGGCCACGGCGACCCGCTGCTGCTCGCCGCCGGAGAGCCGGTCGGGAAAGGCGCGGGCCCGGTCGGCAAGGCCGACGGCATCGAGCAGCTCGCCGGCGCGGCGGCGCTGTGCGGGGGTGAGGAGCCCGGCCAGTTCCAGGGGAAGCAGGACATTCTCCTCGACGGTGAGGGTGGGGATAAGGTTGTAAAACTGGAAAACGAAACCGATGTGGTTGCGGCGGAACAGGGTGCGTTCACGCTCGGACAGGCGGTTCAGGGCGGCGCCGTCCACCCGCACCTCCCCCCGGTCGGGAAGGTCGATGCCGCTGATCAGGTTCAGCAGGGTGGACTTTCCGGAACCGCTGCGCCCGAGCAGGAAGACCCAGGAGCCGGGGTCTATGGCGAGGGAGGCGTTGCGGAACACGACCCGCTCCCGGTCCCCCTCGCTGAAGCTCTTGCCGACCCCGTTAAGTTCGACAATCGGTTCTGCCATCGCATGTCCTTTGGCCTAAGCGGCGGGAACTCCCGATCAGCTTCCCTGCTTCGCCTGCAGGGCCTCCTGCTGGGCCCGCTCCATCTTCTTGTTGCTGAGGTAGGCGGCCTTGTCGATCTCCTTCAACTGGCGGGGATACTTGGCGGTCAGGTCGTACCAGCGGTTCAGGCGCTGCTCGAAGCGCTGCCCCTCCGGATACTTCTGCGTGTCCAGGTAGGTCTGCAGGGCGAGATAGTAGCGCATGGTGTTGCGCTCCACGGCACCGCGCACGCCGTCGATGTAGGTCTGTTTGCCGTCCTCCCCTACCAGGGTGAAGCCGACCTTGTCCCGCCCGAGGGTGGCGAAGTAGGTCTTGATGGCCATGCGCGCCATGGTGCCGTGGCTGTAGGTGTAGCTGAAGTGCAGGAAGGTACCCTGTCCCTCCAGCGGCACGGCCTGCACCCCGATGCGGTGGTCCTTGGTGCCGAAGGGTCCCTCCTCACCCACCAGGGCGAGTTCCAGGTAGTCGGGCTGGCTGGCGGCGACGCGGAAGGAGAGCTTGAGGGGATAGGCGTCGGAAGGGGGCTGGAAGTACTTGCGCCCGCTGTACAGGGTGAGCTGGGTCTGCTGCTTGACCGTCTTGTAGACGCAGGCCTTGATGTTGATGTGCAGCGGCGTGATGTCGCACCAGGCGGCCGGGGACTGCAGGGCCTCGCGGACCGCGTCGAAGGGATGGTGGAACACGCCGTACATGTCGACCCGCACCGAGTCTTGCCCCTCGACCGATTCGAGGAAGATCGGGGCGCCGAACTGGTTCTTCTCAAGTTTTACCTTGAGGGCTGCGTACTTGGCGAGGAGGGCCCGCTCGCCGGAAGGCTCGGTCTCCGCCGCACGCGCGAGGCTGCAGCAGAAAAGAATGATCAACAGGACCAATACCAAAAGCCTGGCGGAAACGATCCCTTTTTGAGCTGGCATAGGTTACATCCTCCTCCGGACGGCCGCAGAGCGGGGCCCGGGCGTCGGCATCAGGGGACGCCGCCCTCGTCGGTTGCCTCGGCGTCGGCGACGGCATCGTCCCACAGGGAAAACAGCACGGCGAAGATGACGGGGCCCACGATCAGACCGAGGAGCCCCATGCTGACCACCCCGCAGATGGCGCCCAGGACCACGGCGAGGGTCGAGATGTCGCTGGAGGCGCCGATGGCGAGAGGGCGGATGGCGTTGTCGGCGATGCCGACGAAGACGATGCACCAGGCGGCTAAGAGCCCTGCGGCGAGATAGGAGCCGTTGAGGGCTAGCACCGCGACCAGGGGCACCCAGACGACACCGGTCCCGACCACCGGGACCAGCGCGGCGATGGCGGTCAGGGCGCCGCAGAAGATCGGCGCCGGCACCCCGGCGACCCAGTAGCCGAGCCCGGCCAGCACCCCCTGGGTGGCGCAGGTCAGTACCGTCCCGACGGTCACCGCGGTGGTTATGGAGCGGATCTGTGCGGCGTACAGCTGTGCCTGGCGCGGATCCGGAGCGATCCGACCTATGAAGGCGGCAACGACCCGCTCGCCGTCGCGATAGATGAAGTAAAGGATGAACAATGCGATGGCAAGGGTGCCGAGGAAGCTGAACATGTTGCGCGCGAGATCTGCCGCCAGCCCCAGCACCACGGTGGAGCTCGTGGAGGCGATCTTCCCCCCGAGCCCGGCGAGATCGATGTTGAACCGGTCCACCAGTCCCATGATCTTCTGCACTACGGGGAGGTGCCCGAAATTGCTGGTGCCGGTCTTCCCGATGGTCTGTACCAGCTGCACCACCTGCCGGTACCAGTCCGGCGCGTTGACCGCCGCGGTGACCACCAGTGCGGCCACGGGAAGCACGAAACAGATCGCCACGGCGAGCACCATGATGCCGGCGGAGCGGTCGGGATGTTCAGGATAGCGGCGCAGCACGCGGTTGTAGTGAGGCATGGTGGCGACCCCGATGATGAGCCCCCAGGCGAGGGGCTTCAGGATGGGGGCGGCCAGGATCGTCATGAGGACGACGGCAGCGGCCGTGACCAGGGCCGCAAGTATGCTCAGATAGAGTTTTCTGTCCATCGGGCTCCCCTTTAGGATGGTATGGGCGTTTTCTGGATTACCGGGGTGCTTCGGGAAGTGCCATGGCTGGACCGGGTCCGGTCGCTGATCGAGGCGGGCGCCGAGGCGCCCGCGTGACGGGTAAGGGTGATGTCGCTACCTGGTGGTCTCTATCTTGCGTTCCTTCTCCTCGGGGGCGGCGGTCGGGCGCTGGGTCCCTTCCGGCTGCACCGACTGTTCGGTCTGGAAGGCGGGCCGTTCCCTGCGCTCGTTGCCGAGAACAGGCGGCTCTTCGACAACCTTCCAGTTCTTCCCCACCGGTATCGAGAGTTCTTTCACCCGTGCCGGCTGTACCTGGGGTTGTTGCTTTGCTTCGAAGAAGGTGCAGGCGCTGAGTGACAACAGACTGGTAACGAGCAAGGTGGCGTATGCGTATCTCATGGTGTCGACTCCTGAAGACTTTGTTGCCGGTGCGCTGAATCTGGCTTCCGCTGCCGAGCGGTGGGTCCTGCACTCTCATCGGTCTGAGAGTAAGAATAGCAAGACCCGGATATAATTAAAAGTTTTGTTTTGAACGGCTCGGCAACTCCAGCAGCAGCAACAACAATTGTTCCAGTCGAACATGCCGCAAAAACAGAACAAGGGCTAATTATGGCAAAGAACGGCCCGGGGTCAACCAGAGGGTGTCACATCACCTTGAATTCCGAGAGAGGATACACAGCCATTCCAGAGAGATCGGGCCTCAGTGAAGAGGACTCGACCGGTGCGTTCAGCTGCGGCTCGTCGAAAACGATGCGCACCTCCCCCCCGGTGGCGCTGCGGATCTCGATGGTTTCCGGGAAGGGAACCCCGTCCAGGCTCTGGTATCCCTGGTAGCGCACCTGGTCCCCTGAAGCCGCGACCTTGCGCTCGATCATCCCGATCTCGTCGTAGTAGTAGGCGGTGCCGTCGATCTCCACCTTCTGCCGCAGCGGCCCCGGTACCGGCAGGGGCGGCGGGGCCATCACCCAGCGAAACAGCTGCAGGCTCTTCAGTGCGCTCTCCGCGGGGAGCTCGGAGAGCAGCCCCGTGAAGGCAACCTGCTTGGAGGGGATCACGCAGGTGAACCGGTCGCTCTCGCCGAAAGCCTCCAGCATGGTCTGCCCGAACGGGGAAAGGATGAGCAGATGGTACAGGTCGGGCGCCTGGTAGACCAGGTAGCCGCGCCCGGCGCTGCTGCGCTCCCCCGACGAGGCGGAGAGGCTCACCGAGGACTGCACGGTGGTGATGCCGCGTCCCGGAACCAGTCCGGTGAGAGGCTGTTTGACGGTGGCACAGCCGGAAAAGAAGGCGGCGCAGACGGCGAGCAGGACCAGTCGGATCAACTGGGTGTGGATGCGGTGCGTTTTTATCACGGTAAACCTCGGGTTCATTTCGATAGGCTCTGACGGTTACGCTGAGGGTTCGGCCTGCGCCATGTCGTGGGCCACGAAGCGGCCGCAGACGAAGCAGAAGACGCCGGCAAGCGCCATCACCAGCGGGGTGGACAACAGTGCCGACCGAAGCCCCCACTGGTCGGAAAACCATCCCAGGATGGACGGCGAGACGGCATCCCCCAGGGCATGGATGAAGAAGATGTTGACCGCGAAGGCCATGGCGCGCACCCGCGGGTTGGTCACGTTGATGATGACCGTGTTGAGCGGGCCGGTGTTGAGAAAGAGGAAAAACTCCGCCATGAAGATCGCCGCCATGCAGGAGGGGATGTCCCGCGCCAGGATGGCCCAGGCGGCAAAGGGGGCGCCGATGAAAAAGCCCCACCCCGAAACGAGCAGGTACCCCTTGCTGCTCTTCTTCTGCCAGCGGTCGCCGAGGACGCCCCCGACCAGGGTGCCCAGGATGCCGGCCACCACGGTGACGGCGCCGAACATGAGGTTGGCCTTTTCGACGTTCAGCGCATGGGTGCGGAACAGGAAGGTGGGGATCCACTGCGCCAGCCCGCCGATGGCGAAGGTCATGGCGGCCATGGCGAGCGTGTTGGTGACGAAGGAGCGGTTGTGGAAGAGCTGCAGGTATCCGGCGACACCGCCCTTTTCCTGCCCCGCCGCCTGCTCGGGACTCTCGGCGCTCCCGCGTTCGGGGGTGCGCAGAAACCAGAGCGGCACGGCGATCAGGATACCGGGGAGGCCGACCATGAGGAAGGCGGAGTGCCAGCCGAAGCGCTGACCGAGGACGCCCCCCAGCAGATAACCGAGGGCGCTCCCGACCGGGATGGCGACGTAGAACCAGGAGAGGACGCTGCCGCGCTTTTCCTTCTCGAAGAAGTCGGCGATGAGTCCCGGAGAGACGGTGCCGAAGCTCGCCTCCCCTACCCCGACGGTGGCGCGGGCGGCGAGCAGGGTGCGGTAGCCGGGCGCGAAGCCGGCCAGGATGGTGGCGAAGCTCCAGATGACCACGCCGGTGGAGGCGAGCTTGACCCGATTCCAGTGGTCGCCCAGCCAGCCGAACACCGGCGCGATCACCATGTAGCTCACCATGAAGGCGCTGCCGAGGAGCCCCAGCTCGGTATCGGTTATGGAGAGGTCCGCCTTGATCAGCGGGAAAACGGCGAACAGCACCTGGCGGTCGATGTAGTTCAGGAGGTTTACCGCCAGCAGCAGCCCGAGGGCGTAGCGGCGGTAAGCCAGGGAAATGGGTTCCTTCATCCGACACACTCCTTCATCACAACATTCTTCATCACGACATCATTGAATTTCAGCCACCGCCGCCTGCGCCCTGGCAACGATCTGCGCGGGCTCCTCGAAGCGGAACGATAGCGGTTTCCCGAAGGTGACCGTCACCGTGCCGCGCCTGGGGATGCCGGTGTGCTTCGGCGGGAGGATCTTGTCGGTCCCCGCGATCTTAACCGGCACGATGGGAATCTCCAGTTCCTTGGCGATGATGCCCAGGCCGAGCTGGAAGTCCTGCATGGTACCGTCGTGCGAGTGGCCACCCTCGGGGAAGATCAGGGTGTTCAGCCCCCGGTCGGTGAGCTTTCCCATGTACCTGACGGCCGTGGAGAAGCCGCTGGTCTGAGGCAGCGGGAACAGGTTCAGGAACAGGGTGCCGTACTGGTAGGCAGCCAGGCGCCAGAAGCGGTCCAGACCGTGGTAGTCGCCGAAGAAGAATTCCTCCCAGGCGGCGGTCGCGGTACGGTAACGGACCTCCCTGGGGAGCGCGAACATGAGGGAAGGCTGGTCGAAATACCCCAGGTGGTTGGCGATGAAGATGACCGGGCCCTCAAGCTGCTCGACGTTCTCGCGCCCGCGCACCTCGAGCCTCGCAAAGAGGCGGTACAGGGGGTAGTTCAGGAGCGCGTCCCCCAGCATGCGCAGGGCGCGGACCGGAGCCGTGTTGGTCCAGAAGCGGTAGTGGCCGCGCCGGTGCCCCTTCTCGCGCCGGGCGATGATGCGACGCACCTCGGCGACCCTGGTCTGCGGGCCGATCTGGGAGTCCTCGATATCGAGCCTGAATTCCTGCTCGAGGTAGTTGACCAGTTCCAGGCGGCCGATGGAGGTGAGCCCGAGATCCGCGACCAGCAGGGAATCCTCCCTGATATCGCCGGCATCGGTGCCGGTGACCTTGGCGAGCAGGTTCACCAGGTGGTCCTGGGTCGCCCCGGAGCCGCCGGCGGCTGCGCCCTGCTTCACCTGCTCCTTGACCTGGAACTTTCTGATTTTAAGCGTGGTGGTCTTGGGGAACTCCGGCTCGCGCCAGATGGTGTAGCCGGTGATCTGGTGCATGGTGTCGAGCTGGGAGTTGGCCCGGGCCAGGATCTCGTCGGGTTTGGCGCCGCTGTCGTCCAAAAGGAGAACCGCGTGCACCTCCTCGCCGGCGCCGCGGTCCAGGCCGATGACGCACGATTCCTTCACCCCGGGGACCTTGTTCAGGACCGCCTCCAGCTCGTCGGGATAGACGTTGACCCCGCCGCCGGTGACGATGAGCTCCTTCTCGCGCCCCTTGATGGTGAGCCAGCCGTCGGCTCCGATCTCGCCCAGGTCGCCGGTCTTGAACCAGCCGTCCTCCGTGAAGGCGGCCCTGGTCGCCTGTTCGTTCTGGTAGTAGCCCGGAAAAACGTTGTCTCCTCTCACCACCACTTCCTTGCCGTCCAGCCTCAGCTCCACCCCCGGCAGCGGCGGCCCGACCGAACCGGCCACCTGCTTCTCCACGGTGTTGACGCAGAGAACCGGCGAGCACTCGGAAAGCCCGTACCCCTCGAGCACGGTAAAGCCCATGCTGTCCCAGAAGCGGAACACCTCGGGGTCGAGCGGCGCCCCGCCCGAGACGAACACGGTAAAGTTGGCGCCGAACTTTTTCTGCACCGGGAAGAACAGTTTCTTCCGGGCCGGCTTGGAAAGCCCCTGCCCCAGCTGCGTGAGCGACGCGAAGGCGCCGGTCAGATGCTTCTCGGCCAGCTCCCGCTCGATGGTGGTTTTCAACAGCTGCATCAGCCGCGGCACCGACATGATCACGTAGACGTCTTCCTCGCCCAGCGCCTCCATGATGGCGGAAGGCTTGAGGGTGCGCGGGTAGATGACGGCGGCGCCGCGGTACAGCGGCGTGAAGAAGCCCCCCATCTGCTCGAACATGTGCGACAGCGGCAGCAGCGACAGAAAGGAAAACTCGGGGGTGATGATGGGAACCTGACGGTTGATCTGGACCATGTTGGCCACCAGGTTCCCGTGGGTCAGGATCACCCCTTTGGGGTTGCCGGTGGTACCCGAGGTGTAGATGAGCTGGGCGATGTCGTCGGGGCCCGGGTGCACCACGTCGGCGTAGGGGGGGGCGTCCTCGAGCAGATACTTCAGGTCCTCCAGGAGCAGACCATCCGGAACGTCGAGCCGCTCCGGCTTGAACCGGCTCTGCAGCACCACCTTGGCCTGGGTGAGCTTCAGGATCGATTCGGCGCGGCCGCGGTCCGACATGAAATCGACGGGAACGGCGATGGCGCCGCGCATGATGATGCCCCAGTAGGCAACGCCCCACCAGGACGAGTTCGGCCCCCATAACAGCACGCGATCCCCGGGCGCCACGCCCTGACGCGCGAGCAGCCCCGCCATCTTCAGGGAGAGCTCGGAGAGCTCGCGATACGAAACCGCGAAGCGGCGCACGCCGGTTCGGTTCACCAGAGCGGTCTTATCCCCCCGCGGCGCAAAGCTATGAAAAAGATCTACCAGTGTCCGCATCTCTGACTCCCGTAGGCGGCGCATGTCAGTTGCAGCTTTATGAGGTACCATCACAACTTCGAACGAAAAGAAAGATCGGGCGGCACCACCTACTGACACTACTAAACGTCCGCATCATCTTCCCAAGGAAGCATTGTCACACGTGCGCATCGCTTTGGCAACCATGCAGCGCTGCCGAGCAATCAATCGCGGCGCTGTGAGCAACTGCTACGGGCAAGGGAGTTTAACCGAAGCCCGCCGCAAAACCAATCCCAAAACAGAAATAAAGAGCGGACTGAGCCGCAAACGCAGATGCTTACCCCTTTACCGCAGTATCTATGCAACAAAAAAAGCCGCCCCGTTAGGGAGCGGCTTTTAAACCGAATCAGTGCGGATCAGGCCACCTTCGCCTTTGCACTGTCCTTGGGAGCCTTGGCCCCTTTGGTGACCTTGGCGGGCTTGGCCGGCTTGACAGGCTTGGCCGCCTTGGCGGCCTTGGCGGGAACCGCCTTCTTCGCCTCGATGTTGGCCATGCGCACGCCGCGCGCCTTGGCGAGATTGTCGGCCAGACCGCGGTCCAGGGCCATTTTCCGGCGCGCTTCGGAGTAGTTCTTGGCCGCCAGCGGCTGCTTGCCCGGAATGCCGAACTGCTTCTTGTACTCGCCCGGCTTCATGCCATGCGCGGTGTTCAGGTGACGGGCCAGCGTCTTGAAGCCCCCTTTGCCACACAGCATGCAGACGACCTCGCCTTTCTTGAACGCTTCTTTTACTGTCAAGGAAGCTTTGGGTTCCTCTACACCCTCGACAGGTTCACCGGCTTCAAGATTTTTGAGGGCGCTGTGCACTTTGCTGATTTCGAATATAAGCTGATCAGAAGTCATCGGAGTGCTAGACGCATGTGACGCCACGATCTGAGCTGCGATTTCTACCAAAGTTGCCATTGATATCCCTCCATTGATCATTATGTACCTTGGATTATAGTGGCAGGTTTCCAAGCATTGTCAAATCAACAAAATAAACTTTTTATGTATGTCATCCGTGATAGCAAGAGAGGAGGATCAATGACAGGCAATGGGCCTGAGCGTTGTCAGTATCCCCAGAAGAGAAACCGACAGAATGTTCGATTGCCTGAGGTATAAAAGAGAATGAGCCTGTTGCTGCCGTACCAGATACAGAAAGACGCTTTGGTATACCATCCGGCCTCGTTCCGGGTAGCGGAGCGACGTCCCGGCGCACCGGGCAACACTACCTGGGCGGTAGGGAAAAGATTTACCAGAAATAACTTTTATTTTAGTCAACAAGTAGAGTTTTATGGTTGACAAAAGGACAGTGCCTCAGTATTACTAGAGTCACGGATTAAAGCAGCACCCCTGACAACCGAATAGCATAACTTATCCAGAGCGATCGAGGGACTGGCCCTATGACATCGCGGCAACCTCCCCACGGGGGGAAGGTGCCAAATCCAGCGGAACGGCAACGTTCCGAAAGATAAGGAAGTGCGGACCGACAATAGAAAAGTCCCCTTCCGACCCCGGAAGGGGACTTTTTCCATTTGGAGGCTACGATGCACATCGCAACCACTGCAGCACAGATAGGACTCGAGCGCGAGAGCCGGACCGGCGCGGTCACGGTCCCCATCTATCAGACCGCCACCTTCCGCCACCCCGGCCTGGGCCAGAGCACCGGGTACGATTACAGCCGCTCCGGCAACCCGACCCGCCAGGCCCTGGAGGAAGGGATCGCAAAACTCGAAGGCGCGAGCCGCGGCTTCGCCTACGCCTCCGGAATGGCCGCCATCACGAGCCTCATGTTCCTGTTTCAACAGGGAGACCACCTGATCGTCACCGAGGACCTCTACGGCGGAAGCTACCGGCTGTTCGAGAAGCTGTTCCAGCAGTTCGGCCTGAGCTTCAGCTACGTCGACACGAGCGACGTGGAGCTGGTGCGCCGGGCGATCCGCCCGAACACCCGCGCCCTGTTCGTGGAATCGCTCACCAATCCGCTGCTCAAGGTGGCCGACGTGCGGCGACTGGCCGAGATTTGTAAGGGCAACGACATGCTCTGCATCGTCGACAACACCTTCCTCACCCCGTACCTGTTGCGCTGCCTCGACCTCGGCGCCGACATCACCGTCTACTCGGGGAGCAAGTACCTGGCCGGGCACAACGACGTGGTCTGCGGCCTGGTGGCGGTAAAAGACGCGGCCCTCGCGGAAAAGGTCTATTTCCACCAAAACGGCGCCGGCGCGGTCCTGGGACCGCAGGATTCCTGGCTCACCGTCCGCGGCATCAAGACGCTCAGCATCCGCATGGACCGCCAGCAGGAAAACGCCCTGGCGCTGGCCCAGTGGCTTACCCGGCACCCGCGGGTGGGACGGGTCTACTATCCCGGGCTCCCCGACCACCCGGGGCACGACCTGATGAAGCACCAGTGCGGAGGCTTCGGCGCCATGATCGCCTTCGAGGTGACCGAACCGGAGCTGGTGAACCAGCTCCTGATGAAGACGGAGCTCATCTCCTTCGCCGAGAGCCTCGGCGGGGTCGAGAGCCTGATCACCTTCCCGCGGGTGCAGACCCACGCGGACATCGAGCCCGAGAAACTGCAGCGGCTCGGCATCAACCACCTGCTGCTGCGCCTGTCGGTGGGAATAGAAGACAAAGACGACCTGATCGCCGACCTGGCCCAGGCATTCGAAGGAGAGCACGCATGAAATTCGCCACCGAACTGATCCACGGCGTCGACCCGATCGACCCCGAGCACGGCTCCGTAAGCCACCCCATCTACCTCTCGTCGACCTTCGCGCAGCGCTCGGTAGACAGCTTCGGCCGCTACGACTACGCCCGCTCCGGCAACCCGACCCGCGAGGCGCTGGAGGAGGCGATCGCCGGTCTGGAAAAGGGAGCGGTCGGCCTGGCCTTCGCGTCGGGGATCGCGGCCACCGCCTCCACCCTGCTCCTGTTCAAGCCGGGCGATCACCTGGTGGTGTGCGAAGACGTCTACGGCGGCACCTTCCGGCTCCTCACCACCTTGTTCAAGGGATGGGGACTCGAGGCCACCTTCGTGGATGCCACCGACAACGCCGCCATCGCCGCCGCGATCCGGCCCGAAACAAAGGCCCTCTACCTGGAGACGCCGTCCAACCCGCTGATCAAGATCACCGATCTCGCCGCCGCGGTCGACCTGGCGAGGGAGAACGGCATCCTCACCATCGTGGACAACACGTTCATGACCCCGTACCTGCAGCGGCCGCTGGAGCTTGGCTGCGACATCGTGGTGCACAGCGGCACCAAGTTCCTGAACGGCCACTCCGACGTGATCTGCGGTTTCGCGGTCGCCAAGGACCCGGAACTGGGGCAGCGGCTGCGCTTCATCCAGAACGCCTTCGGCGCGGTGCTCGGTCCGCAGGACAGCTGGCTGGTGCTGCGCGGCCTGAAAACCCTCAAGGTCCGCATGGAGGAGCACCAGGCAAGTGCGCGAAAGATCGTGGCCTGGCTGGGCGAGCAGAAGGCGGTGCAGCGGGTCTACTATCCCGGCCTCCCCGACCACCCGGGTTACGAGATCCACAACCGCCAGGCCGGCGGTCCCGGGGGCGTGCTCTCCTTCGAGCTTGACAGCTACGACACCACCAAGCGTCTCCTGGAAGGGGTGAAGCTGGCTGCCTTCGCGGTCAGCCTGGGGGGCGTGGAGAGCATCCTCTCCTACCCCGCCAAGATGTCGCACGCGGCCATGCCCCCGGCCGAGCGCGAGGCCCGCGGCATCAAGGACACCCTGGTCCGTCTCTCGGTGGGTCTCGAGGACCCGGACGACCTCATCGCAGACATGGCGAGGTTCCTCAACGTTTAAGAGAGGCGGCATCGCGTCTGCCATACCCTGTAGGGGCGGATTATCATTCGCCCCCTCCATTGCGCACACCTTACAAGCAGTTACGCAAAGTACGCTGAGTATCCGCGATGATCGCAAAGAAAGGCTC
It encodes the following:
- a CDS encoding AMP-binding protein — its product is MRTLVDLFHSFAPRGDKTALVNRTGVRRFAVSYRELSELSLKMAGLLARQGVAPGDRVLLWGPNSSWWGVAYWGIIMRGAIAVPVDFMSDRGRAESILKLTQAKVVLQSRFKPERLDVPDGLLLEDLKYLLEDAPPYADVVHPGPDDIAQLIYTSGTTGNPKGVILTHGNLVANMVQINRQVPIITPEFSFLSLLPLSHMFEQMGGFFTPLYRGAAVIYPRTLKPSAIMEALGEEDVYVIMSVPRLMQLLKTTIERELAEKHLTGAFASLTQLGQGLSKPARKKLFFPVQKKFGANFTVFVSGGAPLDPEVFRFWDSMGFTVLEGYGLSECSPVLCVNTVEKQVAGSVGPPLPGVELRLDGKEVVVRGDNVFPGYYQNEQATRAAFTEDGWFKTGDLGEIGADGWLTIKGREKELIVTGGGVNVYPDELEAVLNKVPGVKESCVIGLDRGAGEEVHAVLLLDDSGAKPDEILARANSQLDTMHQITGYTIWREPEFPKTTTLKIRKFQVKEQVKQGAAAGGSGATQDHLVNLLAKVTGTDAGDIREDSLLVADLGLTSIGRLELVNYLEQEFRLDIEDSQIGPQTRVAEVRRIIARREKGHRRGHYRFWTNTAPVRALRMLGDALLNYPLYRLFARLEVRGRENVEQLEGPVIFIANHLGYFDQPSLMFALPREVRYRTATAAWEEFFFGDYHGLDRFWRLAAYQYGTLFLNLFPLPQTSGFSTAVRYMGKLTDRGLNTLIFPEGGHSHDGTMQDFQLGLGIIAKELEIPIVPVKIAGTDKILPPKHTGIPRRGTVTVTFGKPLSFRFEEPAQIVARAQAAVAEIQ
- a CDS encoding spinster family MFS transporter, which produces MKEPISLAYRRYALGLLLAVNLLNYIDRQVLFAVFPLIKADLSITDTELGLLGSAFMVSYMVIAPVFGWLGDHWNRVKLASTGVVIWSFATILAGFAPGYRTLLAARATVGVGEASFGTVSPGLIADFFEKEKRGSVLSWFYVAIPVGSALGYLLGGVLGQRFGWHSAFLMVGLPGILIAVPLWFLRTPERGSAESPEQAAGQEKGGVAGYLQLFHNRSFVTNTLAMAAMTFAIGGLAQWIPTFLFRTHALNVEKANLMFGAVTVVAGILGTLVGGVLGDRWQKKSSKGYLLVSGWGFFIGAPFAAWAILARDIPSCMAAIFMAEFFLFLNTGPLNTVIINVTNPRVRAMAFAVNIFFIHALGDAVSPSILGWFSDQWGLRSALLSTPLVMALAGVFCFVCGRFVAHDMAQAEPSA
- a CDS encoding ABC transporter ATP-binding protein — protein: MAEPIVELNGVGKSFSEGDRERVVFRNASLAIDPGSWVFLLGRSGSGKSTLLNLISGIDLPDRGEVRVDGAALNRLSERERTLFRRNHIGFVFQFYNLIPTLTVEENVLLPLELAGLLTPAQRRRAGELLDAVGLADRARAFPDRLSGGEQQRVAVARALVHAPKLVLADEPTGNLDADTGRQVLDLFQRLLRPAGTTLVLVTHSGEVATLADRVLTIRDGVLVDSAVPVGGKP
- a CDS encoding MucR family transcriptional regulator, giving the protein MATLVEIAAQIVASHASSTPMTSDQLIFEISKVHSALKNLEAGEPVEGVEEPKASLTVKEAFKKGEVVCMLCGKGGFKTLARHLNTAHGMKPGEYKKQFGIPGKQPLAAKNYSEARRKMALDRGLADNLAKARGVRMANIEAKKAVPAKAAKAAKPVKPAKPAKVTKGAKAPKDSAKAKVA
- a CDS encoding AI-2E family transporter; translated protein: MDRKLYLSILAALVTAAAVVLMTILAAPILKPLAWGLIIGVATMPHYNRVLRRYPEHPDRSAGIMVLAVAICFVLPVAALVVTAAVNAPDWYRQVVQLVQTIGKTGTSNFGHLPVVQKIMGLVDRFNIDLAGLGGKIASTSSTVVLGLAADLARNMFSFLGTLAIALFILYFIYRDGERVVAAFIGRIAPDPRQAQLYAAQIRSITTAVTVGTVLTCATQGVLAGLGYWVAGVPAPIFCGALTAIAALVPVVGTGVVWVPLVAVLALNGSYLAAGLLAAWCIVFVGIADNAIRPLAIGASSDISTLAVVLGAICGVVSMGLLGLIVGPVIFAVLFSLWDDAVADAEATDEGGVP
- a CDS encoding trans-sulfuration enzyme family protein, whose amino-acid sequence is MHIATTAAQIGLERESRTGAVTVPIYQTATFRHPGLGQSTGYDYSRSGNPTRQALEEGIAKLEGASRGFAYASGMAAITSLMFLFQQGDHLIVTEDLYGGSYRLFEKLFQQFGLSFSYVDTSDVELVRRAIRPNTRALFVESLTNPLLKVADVRRLAEICKGNDMLCIVDNTFLTPYLLRCLDLGADITVYSGSKYLAGHNDVVCGLVAVKDAALAEKVYFHQNGAGAVLGPQDSWLTVRGIKTLSIRMDRQQENALALAQWLTRHPRVGRVYYPGLPDHPGHDLMKHQCGGFGAMIAFEVTEPELVNQLLMKTELISFAESLGGVESLITFPRVQTHADIEPEKLQRLGINHLLLRLSVGIEDKDDLIADLAQAFEGEHA
- a CDS encoding outer membrane lipoprotein LolB encodes the protein MNPRFTVIKTHRIHTQLIRLVLLAVCAAFFSGCATVKQPLTGLVPGRGITTVQSSVSLSASSGERSSAGRGYLVYQAPDLYHLLILSPFGQTMLEAFGESDRFTCVIPSKQVAFTGLLSELPAESALKSLQLFRWVMAPPPLPVPGPLRQKVEIDGTAYYYDEIGMIERKVAASGDQVRYQGYQSLDGVPFPETIEIRSATGGEVRIVFDEPQLNAPVESSSLRPDLSGMAVYPLSEFKVM